A segment of the Cohnella algarum genome:
GCCATCTGTACGCGGACAAGGAGGCGAGCCGATGAAGCCGGACCTCATTCGGGTGGAAGGGCTGTCCAAATATTATCCGATGCCGCGGCAGGGCTTAAGGGAGCGGCCGCGCTTCGTCAAAGCCGTGGACGGCGTGTCGTTCCAAATTCGCGAAGGGGAAACGTTCGGCCTGGTCGGGGAAAGCGGGTGCGGCAAGTCGACGACCGGCCAGATGCTCGTACGGCTGCTGGAACGTTCGGGAGGCGATATTTATTATCGGGACCGGAACGTTGCGAATTTGTCCGGACGGCAGATGAAGCCGTTTCGCCGCGAACTGCAAATCGTGTTTCAGGATCCGTACGCTTCCCTGAATCCGAAGAAGCCGATCGGCTGGATTCTCGAGGAGCCGTTGATCATTCACCGGATCGGGGACAAGCAGACGCGGAAAAAGATCGTCGACCAAACGCTGGAGCGCGTCGGTCTGGATTCGAGCTATCTGAAGCGGTACCCTCATGAGTTGAGCGGCGGTCAAAGACAGCGGGTCGGCATCGCCACCGCGCTCGTTCTGAATCCCGAATTCATCGTCGTCGACGAAGCGGTGTCCGCGCTGGACGTTTCCATCCAGTCGCAAATCCTGAATTTGCTCAAAGAGCTGCAGCGGTCGTTCGGTTTGACGTATCTGTTTATCTCGCATGACTTGAACGTCGTTCAATATATGAGCGACCGGATCGCGGTGATGTACCTGGGAAAAATCGTCGAGATTTTCGACGTCGCCGAAACGGGGGGCGAACCGCTTCATCCGTATACCCGGGCGCTGTTTTCGGCCGTTCCCCGCATCCGGGAGCGGGAGAGGGAACGAATCGTGCTGAAGGGAGATATGCCGAGTCCGGCCCATCCCCCGGAGGGATGCGCGTTTCACCCTCGCTGTCCGCAAGCGACCGACCGATGCAGGCAATCCGCTCCCGCGTTGCGAGCGCACGGAACGGGCCGGATGGTCAGCTGTCATTTGGTATAGGAGGAGATTTAAATGCGCATCGGAGTCATATCGGATCTTCATGTCGATCTGAACGAACAGGCGGGAGAGCCGTCCGTCGAACAGGCGCTGCTGGAAGTCGTCGACGAAAGCCGGCTGGACGCCTTGATCATTGCCGGGGATATTTCGAACGATGTCCGCCTCAGCCTGAAGGTGTTGAACGGCTTGCGGGACGCGAGCGGCATCCCGGTTTTGTTCGTTCCCGGCAACCACGATTATTGGAGCAAAGAGAACGGAATAACGGACACGTGGGAAATATACGGGCAGTTTCGGACGTACGACGGATGCTTGAGCGAGTCGCCCCGGGCGCTGAACGAAGATTGGGTCGTCATCGGAAACTCCGGCTGGTACGATTATACGCTGGGCGAGGACAAGTACGGGTTTGGCGATTTCGAGAAAATGCGGACCCCGGACCGTACCTGGCAGGACAGCCTGTACGTCGACTGGGGAAGAAGCAACCGCGACATCCACCGGTACTTCTATGAAGGGCTGGAGCGGGAGCTTTCCGAATACCGGGGAAAACAGGTCATCATGGTGACGCATATGCTGACGCATCCCTATTTCAAGGTTCCGATGCCTCATCCGCAGTGGGGATACTTCAACGCGTTTTTGGGGAGCGCGGAGTATGCGGCGCTGTATGAGAAGTACGGCGTGCGCTACGGGATCATGGGCCATGTCCATTACCGGAAGCGGCATGCCGAGCGGGGGACGGAAATGATTTGCGCTTGCCTGGGATACCGCAGAGAATGGAAGGAAGCGGACGCGCGCCGGGAAATCCGGAACTGCATGCAAATCATTGCCATTGAATGAGGATAACTTCCGGTTCCCTTCTTTCGTCCGCTATGATATAGTACGAAAGACAACTAAAGAAGAATTCCGGCCCCGGCTTCGATAACCCGAAGTCGCGCTTGCCGGGAGAGGTTCGCGAACTCCCTCTATAAAAAACTATCCCTTAGCGACGGCCCGTCAGGGTGACGTCGTTTTGGCGTTCGGCGCGAAGCTGGTTTTTAAAGCTTCGCGCCGATTCTTTAGTTTTGGGAGCAACCGGCGCAAGAATCTCTCTCTTCATCCAAAGGGAGATGGCACCATGCAACAAACCGAAACAACCTCGAAAGCGGTCGTCGTGTTCAGCGGCGGCCAGGACAGCACGACCTGTTTGTTTTGGGCGCTGGAACGCTTCGCGGAGGTGGAAACCGTCACCTTCAATTACGGCCAGCGCCACTCGCTCGAACTGGAATGCGCGCGTTCTATCGCGCGCGAGCTCGGCGTCAAGCACCATGTGCTGGATATGTCGCTGCTCCATCAGTTAGCGCCCAACGCGCTTACGCGCGGCGACATCGCGATCGAGCGCAAGGAAGGCGAACTGCCGTCCACGTTCGTCGACGGGCGGAACTTGCTGTTTCTCTCCTTCGCCGCCGTGCTGGCGAAGCAAATCGGGGCCCGGCATCTCGTCACGGGCGTTTGCGAGACGGATTTCAGCGGTTATCCGGACTGCCGGGACGTGTTTATCAAATCGCTGAACGTGACGTTAAACCTCGCGATGGACTATTCCTTCGTCATCGACACCCCGCTGATGTGGCTCGACAAGGAGCAAACGTGGGAGCTGGCCGACCGGCTCGGCGCCTTCGAATTCGTGCGCGACAAAACGCTGACCTGCTACAACGGCATTGTAGCCGACGGATGCGGCGAGTGTCCGGCATGCGAGCTGCGCCGCAAAGGGCTGGAGCGTTATTCGGCCCGCTCGGGAAGGGAGGCGGCGCCGCGATGATGCAGCAAATCTATCCTTCCGTCGAGCATCCTTACGAATACGAGCTGAACAAGGATATGCAGTTCGCGGCCGCGCATTACATCCCGTCGGAGCAAGCCGGGAAATGCCGGCGGCTGCACGGCCACACGTATTTTGCCAACATTACGGTAGCGGGAGACGAGCTGGACGAATCCGGATTTCTCGTCAACTTCGCGGATTTGAAGCGCCTGATTCACGACCGGTTCGACCATGCGGTGCTGAACGACGACGCCGAATGGTTCGGCGGGGACGTGCCGGAGCGGTTTCCGACGACGGAAATCGTCGCCCGGACGATTTGCGAAATCGTGCAGCGTTATTTGGACGACACGGTCAACCGGCCCCGCTGCGTGCAGGTTTTTTTGCGGGAAACGCCGACCAGCTACTGCGTGTATCGGCCGAAGCGGAAAGGGGGAAGCCATTATGGCTGAAAATCGGCTCCCCGTGATGGAAATTTTCGGCCCTACCGTTCAAGGAGAAGGCATGGTCATCGGGCGCAAAACGATGTTCGTGCGCCTGGCCGGCTGCGATTACCGCTGCGTCTGGTGCGATTCCGCCTTTACGTGGGACGGGAGCGCCAAGGAAGAAATCCGGATGATGTCGGCGCAAGAGGCGGT
Coding sequences within it:
- the queC gene encoding 7-cyano-7-deazaguanine synthase QueC produces the protein MQQTETTSKAVVVFSGGQDSTTCLFWALERFAEVETVTFNYGQRHSLELECARSIARELGVKHHVLDMSLLHQLAPNALTRGDIAIERKEGELPSTFVDGRNLLFLSFAAVLAKQIGARHLVTGVCETDFSGYPDCRDVFIKSLNVTLNLAMDYSFVIDTPLMWLDKEQTWELADRLGAFEFVRDKTLTCYNGIVADGCGECPACELRRKGLERYSARSGREAAPR
- a CDS encoding metallophosphoesterase; the protein is MRIGVISDLHVDLNEQAGEPSVEQALLEVVDESRLDALIIAGDISNDVRLSLKVLNGLRDASGIPVLFVPGNHDYWSKENGITDTWEIYGQFRTYDGCLSESPRALNEDWVVIGNSGWYDYTLGEDKYGFGDFEKMRTPDRTWQDSLYVDWGRSNRDIHRYFYEGLERELSEYRGKQVIMVTHMLTHPYFKVPMPHPQWGYFNAFLGSAEYAALYEKYGVRYGIMGHVHYRKRHAERGTEMICACLGYRREWKEADARREIRNCMQIIAIE
- the queD gene encoding 6-carboxytetrahydropterin synthase QueD — protein: MMQQIYPSVEHPYEYELNKDMQFAAAHYIPSEQAGKCRRLHGHTYFANITVAGDELDESGFLVNFADLKRLIHDRFDHAVLNDDAEWFGGDVPERFPTTEIVARTICEIVQRYLDDTVNRPRCVQVFLRETPTSYCVYRPKRKGGSHYG
- a CDS encoding ABC transporter ATP-binding protein, whose protein sequence is MKPDLIRVEGLSKYYPMPRQGLRERPRFVKAVDGVSFQIREGETFGLVGESGCGKSTTGQMLVRLLERSGGDIYYRDRNVANLSGRQMKPFRRELQIVFQDPYASLNPKKPIGWILEEPLIIHRIGDKQTRKKIVDQTLERVGLDSSYLKRYPHELSGGQRQRVGIATALVLNPEFIVVDEAVSALDVSIQSQILNLLKELQRSFGLTYLFISHDLNVVQYMSDRIAVMYLGKIVEIFDVAETGGEPLHPYTRALFSAVPRIRERERERIVLKGDMPSPAHPPEGCAFHPRCPQATDRCRQSAPALRAHGTGRMVSCHLV